In Paenibacillus sp. J23TS9, a single genomic region encodes these proteins:
- a CDS encoding response regulator — translation MYKLMIVDDEPQILEGMKRILDWKQYGFGRIDTCESTQEAISKIIDLMPDVAIFDVCIGKNLGYEAICRLNELQIPTKYVIMSGYSEFKYAQEAIRCGVKDYLLKPVERPKLQQVIEKIIVEDLGGTIGNKGSERLNKDPVLDVSYDSLSKLVNRILLMIKTEHAQNITLKSVAERFQMNSTYLGQLFLKETEMKFSEYLMAYRMLLAQERIQSTDEKISYIALSVGYNNLNYFYTHFQSFFGKSPSDLRGKG, via the coding sequence ATGTACAAGCTGATGATTGTGGATGACGAACCTCAGATTTTGGAGGGGATGAAGCGAATCCTGGACTGGAAACAATACGGCTTCGGCCGGATCGATACCTGCGAGTCTACGCAGGAGGCCATATCCAAGATCATAGACCTTATGCCGGATGTCGCCATTTTTGATGTTTGCATTGGCAAGAATCTTGGGTACGAAGCGATCTGCAGACTCAATGAACTTCAAATTCCTACGAAATATGTTATTATGAGCGGCTATAGTGAATTTAAGTATGCCCAAGAAGCCATCCGCTGTGGAGTCAAAGACTATCTGCTCAAGCCTGTAGAACGTCCGAAGCTACAACAAGTTATTGAGAAGATTATTGTTGAAGATCTGGGTGGTACGATAGGCAATAAGGGCAGCGAGCGTTTGAACAAGGATCCGGTACTGGATGTCAGCTATGATAGCCTATCCAAGCTAGTCAACCGTATTCTGCTGATGATCAAGACGGAGCATGCTCAGAATATTACCTTGAAATCAGTGGCAGAACGCTTTCAGATGAACAGTACCTACCTTGGGCAATTATTTCTTAAGGAAACCGAAATGAAATTTTCAGAATACCTCATGGCTTACCGTATGCTGCTCGCACAAGAAAGAATTCAATCGACAGATGAGAAGATTTCTTATATCGCGCTATCTGTTGGATACAATAATCTCAATTATTTTTATACACACTTTCAAAGCTTTTTCGGAAAATCCCCCTCTGATCTGCGGGGAAAAGGTTAA
- a CDS encoding sensor histidine kinase, with protein sequence MSSFLQIKIYRQKFIAYVIFVLTIGIALGILTCAMLLNQWVGDARIEATNAFAGVENELQYDADRIEAYMQRIYSNHSLMDDVHSYSSSSVEGYLTSRLQNSQFSQPLVSFPEDIKTYLYSWAQGEITQISLHTNQYGNVVRFTDNGNTSFMFGLPNTDEAFHDTLLKGFVYRKKLSDPTVGSQEFGELRFLVSSDQIFKSIQTYRFGKAAAVSASGDIYLIGNEQDQELKELSRMAAANGQSHGFISKGLFKHIFFVTFPSTKFNFKFVSIVDLSMLIRQHARMLLTIFLIIITTMISVLLLIVYNMRDDARFLHRIIQSIGRVKTANFTPNRPARYRRNEYGMIARELDDMIQQLDKHIRNEYLLKLKQQETEMKALQHQINPHFLYNTLEVIRSTALVNQDRDTADAIATLGALYREIVKKENIISIASELELLQKYLEIMEFKYPERFYYQVNVEPALLSIPTVKFWMQPLAENFFIHGFIASKELNLYVVNGWEAEDHYVLEFVDNGRGIHEERLNTVRSTLSSHDDTSSKSIGLRNVNTRLHFFYGNSYSIKIENNEEAGVKISVRISKEVIEHVQADDCG encoded by the coding sequence ATGAGCTCTTTTTTGCAAATCAAAATTTATCGTCAAAAGTTTATTGCTTATGTCATCTTCGTTTTGACCATTGGAATCGCACTTGGCATTTTGACCTGTGCAATGCTGCTGAATCAATGGGTTGGTGATGCCCGTATAGAGGCAACCAACGCTTTCGCCGGTGTAGAGAATGAGCTGCAGTATGATGCCGACCGAATTGAGGCTTACATGCAGCGTATATACTCCAATCACAGTCTGATGGATGATGTTCATAGTTATTCAAGCAGCAGTGTTGAAGGCTACTTAACCAGCAGACTGCAGAACAGTCAATTCTCACAACCGCTGGTATCCTTCCCGGAGGATATTAAAACCTATCTGTACAGCTGGGCGCAAGGTGAAATTACGCAGATTAGCCTGCATACCAACCAATACGGCAATGTTGTACGCTTTACTGACAACGGAAATACGAGCTTCATGTTCGGTCTTCCAAATACAGATGAAGCTTTTCACGATACCCTATTAAAAGGATTCGTATATCGCAAGAAACTATCAGATCCAACAGTAGGATCACAGGAATTCGGAGAGCTGCGTTTCTTGGTCAGCAGTGATCAAATCTTTAAATCCATACAAACTTATCGATTTGGCAAGGCTGCTGCAGTCAGTGCTTCCGGCGACATATACCTTATCGGTAATGAACAGGACCAAGAATTAAAGGAACTGTCCCGTATGGCGGCGGCGAATGGACAAAGTCATGGTTTTATTTCAAAGGGTCTTTTTAAGCATATATTTTTTGTCACCTTCCCCTCCACCAAGTTTAATTTCAAGTTCGTTAGCATCGTTGATTTATCTATGCTGATTCGTCAGCATGCCAGGATGCTGCTTACCATCTTTCTGATCATAATAACAACCATGATTAGCGTACTGCTGCTCATTGTGTACAATATGCGTGATGATGCCCGCTTTCTGCACCGCATTATTCAATCGATCGGACGCGTGAAAACAGCGAATTTCACACCTAATCGCCCTGCTCGTTATCGCCGCAATGAATACGGCATGATCGCGAGGGAATTAGACGATATGATACAGCAATTAGATAAGCATATTCGTAACGAATATTTGCTTAAGCTAAAACAGCAAGAAACTGAAATGAAAGCGCTTCAGCACCAGATTAATCCTCACTTTCTGTACAATACATTAGAGGTTATCCGCTCCACTGCTCTTGTTAACCAGGACAGGGATACCGCTGATGCCATTGCTACCTTGGGTGCGCTCTATCGTGAAATTGTCAAAAAAGAGAATATTATTTCGATTGCCAGTGAGCTGGAATTGCTGCAAAAGTACTTGGAGATTATGGAGTTTAAGTATCCGGAGCGTTTTTATTATCAAGTCAATGTCGAACCGGCGTTACTCTCGATCCCTACCGTAAAATTCTGGATGCAGCCTTTGGCTGAGAATTTTTTCATCCATGGCTTTATCGCCAGCAAAGAGTTGAACCTGTATGTCGTTAATGGCTGGGAAGCTGAAGACCATTATGTATTGGAATTCGTGGATAATGGGCGTGGTATTCATGAAGAACGCTTAAATACTGTTCGAAGCACCCTCTCGAGCCATGATGATACTTCTTCCAAGAGTATCGGTCTACGCAACGTAAACACCCGTCTTCATTTCTTCTATGGGAACAGCTACTCTATAAAAATTGAAAATAATGAGGAAGCTGGAGTCAAGATTTCGGTACGGATATCAAAAGAGGTGATTGAACATGTACAAGCTGATGATTGTGGATGA
- a CDS encoding FAD-binding protein, whose translation MNQNHNWAGNYKYSATELHTPETLEQMREIVARSRRIKVLGTRHSFNGIADSSEMQLSLEKLNRVIALDRENHRVTVEGGIRYGDLCRYLNDQGYALHNLASLPHITVAGACATATHGSGVRNANLAAAVHSMEIVRADGDMMRFSRDHEDGVNGAAVGLGGLGVVTKITLDIIPAFEMSQYVYENLPLVKLEDSFDEITSAAYSVSLFTDWKESRFNQVWLKHRMLDGTSVGMGPEFFGATRAARNVHPVPGYTAENCSEQMGIPGPWFERLPHFRMEFTPSAGEELQSEYFVPRQVAYQALCAIDELREHISPLLYVSEVRMIAEDELWMSPCYKQDSVAIHFTWKPDWQAVQQVLPMIEERLSPFAACPHWAKLFTMPPAQLQALYKRLPDFRKLLLHCDPEGKFRNQFLNTYLMAD comes from the coding sequence ATGAATCAAAATCACAACTGGGCAGGCAACTACAAGTACAGCGCCACGGAGCTCCATACTCCTGAGACCTTGGAACAAATGAGAGAGATCGTAGCTCGGAGCCGCCGGATCAAAGTGTTAGGAACACGGCATTCGTTCAATGGAATCGCGGACAGTTCGGAAATGCAGCTCTCTCTGGAAAAGCTGAACCGGGTAATCGCACTGGATCGCGAGAATCATAGGGTAACTGTTGAAGGCGGAATCCGCTACGGCGATCTGTGCCGTTATCTAAACGATCAAGGCTATGCGCTTCATAACCTGGCATCGCTGCCGCATATTACGGTTGCAGGCGCATGCGCAACTGCAACGCATGGCTCCGGTGTGCGGAACGCCAATCTGGCTGCAGCGGTCCATTCCATGGAGATCGTGAGAGCGGACGGAGACATGATGCGATTCTCGCGAGATCATGAAGATGGAGTCAACGGAGCGGCTGTCGGGCTGGGGGGCCTTGGCGTCGTCACGAAGATCACGCTTGATATCATTCCAGCATTCGAGATGAGTCAGTACGTATACGAAAATCTGCCTTTGGTGAAACTGGAAGATTCTTTCGATGAGATCACCTCTGCCGCCTACAGCGTCAGTCTGTTCACGGACTGGAAGGAATCCCGCTTCAACCAAGTCTGGCTGAAGCATCGTATGTTGGACGGCACCAGCGTCGGGATGGGACCGGAATTTTTCGGCGCTACGAGGGCGGCAAGAAATGTCCACCCCGTGCCCGGTTATACAGCGGAAAACTGCAGTGAACAGATGGGGATCCCGGGACCTTGGTTCGAACGGCTTCCTCATTTCCGGATGGAGTTCACCCCAAGCGCCGGAGAGGAACTGCAAAGCGAATATTTTGTCCCTCGACAAGTCGCTTACCAAGCCTTATGTGCGATCGATGAGCTGCGGGAGCATATTTCCCCTCTCCTTTATGTATCCGAGGTTCGCATGATTGCAGAAGATGAACTGTGGATGAGTCCTTGCTATAAGCAGGATTCGGTTGCGATACATTTCACCTGGAAGCCCGACTGGCAAGCCGTGCAGCAAGTGCTGCCCATGATCGAAGAGCGTCTCTCTCCCTTTGCTGCTTGTCCGCATTGGGCCAAACTGTTCACCATGCCGCCCGCCCAATTGCAAGCGCTTTACAAACGTCTGCCCGATTTCCGAAAACTTCTCCTTCATTGCGATCCGGAAGGCAAGTTTAGAAACCAGTTTTTGAATACGTATCTTATGGCGGATTGA
- a CDS encoding ABC transporter substrate-binding protein → MLMRSRHRYIFMTISLILLLTINMTGCSRQPSKNNYDKYGGDPVNLIYYTIGEPDKDLQLVNDKINEIMAPKIGVTITYIKVGWQEYEDRLNTLISAGSPFDIAFAPNYAATAMRGAWLKLDDYLTSLGKDLYDNIDPTFWQGVRMNDGGIYGVPTNKELAVRDHWMYPASIVKKHNIDITKYNTLESLEPLLRMIRQEEPSYIPMELDQDSQNFFALYGYEYVVNNKVPLMVKSLDPSAKVVNIFETKEARQVLDTLRRYYKEGFINKDAALREPGGLKRGAKVFWKSSGGGPLSETTWSKDRGYKVVSNPVTPTVVTTESVRGGIMAVNANTKHPVECIKFLNLLNTDPEIRNLFNYGIEGVHYTLDEHGQVAPIPSKDSHGDPIPDAPASYAGVQYTQGNWFILKTMGGDNPEPLDKWDQFRKYNAEVIKSSVLGFTPDLSKLTAQTDNIEMIWKKYYPSLMTGSVDVDMILPKFNEELKLAGIDEIRQEVQKQLDAWRGANR, encoded by the coding sequence ATGCTGATGCGCTCTAGACACAGATATATCTTCATGACAATCAGCCTCATCCTGCTGCTCACAATAAATATGACTGGCTGTTCCCGGCAGCCTAGCAAAAATAACTACGATAAATATGGTGGCGACCCCGTCAATCTGATTTATTACACGATTGGAGAGCCCGACAAAGACCTGCAGCTCGTAAATGATAAGATCAATGAAATCATGGCTCCTAAAATTGGTGTAACGATCACCTATATCAAGGTAGGCTGGCAAGAGTATGAAGATCGGCTGAACACGCTTATATCCGCAGGAAGCCCTTTCGATATTGCTTTTGCACCCAATTATGCAGCCACCGCAATGCGCGGAGCATGGCTGAAACTTGATGATTACCTTACGAGTCTGGGCAAAGATTTATACGACAACATTGACCCGACTTTTTGGCAAGGGGTACGAATGAACGATGGGGGCATTTACGGAGTACCGACCAATAAAGAGCTGGCCGTACGTGATCATTGGATGTATCCTGCTTCAATAGTAAAAAAGCACAATATCGACATTACCAAATACAACACTCTGGAATCACTTGAACCGTTGCTCCGTATGATTAGACAGGAAGAGCCGTCATACATACCCATGGAATTGGATCAGGATTCACAAAATTTCTTCGCTCTTTATGGCTATGAATATGTTGTGAACAATAAAGTTCCCTTGATGGTGAAATCTCTGGACCCGAGCGCTAAGGTCGTGAATATCTTCGAAACAAAGGAAGCACGGCAGGTATTAGACACTTTACGTCGTTATTATAAGGAGGGCTTCATTAATAAGGATGCAGCGCTACGGGAGCCTGGCGGACTTAAGCGTGGGGCTAAAGTGTTCTGGAAATCCTCAGGTGGCGGCCCGCTCTCGGAGACGACTTGGAGTAAGGATCGCGGCTACAAGGTTGTATCGAATCCCGTAACCCCCACCGTCGTTACCACAGAATCCGTCCGTGGAGGCATCATGGCTGTTAATGCCAACACCAAGCATCCCGTTGAGTGTATTAAGTTTCTGAATCTACTCAATACCGACCCTGAAATACGAAACTTATTTAATTACGGTATTGAAGGAGTCCACTACACGCTGGATGAACATGGGCAAGTAGCCCCCATTCCTAGCAAAGACAGCCACGGTGACCCGATCCCGGATGCGCCAGCCAGCTATGCAGGAGTACAATACACTCAGGGCAACTGGTTTATACTGAAAACCATGGGCGGTGATAATCCGGAACCTCTCGATAAATGGGATCAATTCCGCAAATACAACGCAGAAGTAATCAAGTCATCCGTGCTCGGTTTTACTCCTGATCTCTCCAAGTTGACCGCCCAAACCGATAACATCGAGATGATTTGGAAGAAATACTATCCCAGTCTCATGACTGGCTCAGTCGATGTGGACATGATCCTCCCCAAATTTAACGAGGAGCTCAAGCTAGCAGGCATCGACGAGATACGGCAAGAAGTGCAAAAGCAACTGGATGCGTGGCGTGGCGCAAATAGGTAA
- a CDS encoding DUF1992 domain-containing protein — protein sequence MDLNDNQKEAAPEENQNNKKETNRMSTSGWLLETAVDEFAQNGGFDDLPGKGKPIKIGDGDVLTGIMRNANYQPAWIELRKEIAADLKRITDRSGMNLLMEAELMDAELEHINQKIRKYNRLVPNPLLQKGLVSGMNLHTAYDKWA from the coding sequence ATGGATTTGAACGATAACCAAAAAGAAGCAGCGCCAGAAGAGAATCAAAATAACAAAAAAGAAACGAATCGGATGTCGACAAGCGGCTGGCTTTTGGAGACAGCCGTTGACGAGTTTGCCCAAAATGGCGGCTTTGACGACTTGCCCGGAAAGGGTAAGCCGATAAAGATAGGGGATGGTGATGTTCTCACTGGGATCATGAGAAACGCCAACTACCAGCCTGCATGGATTGAACTGAGAAAAGAGATTGCCGCCGACTTAAAGCGGATTACCGATCGTTCAGGCATGAACTTACTTATGGAAGCTGAGCTAATGGACGCTGAGCTAGAACACATCAACCAAAAAATCCGGAAATATAACAGACTGGTTCCGAACCCTCTTTTGCAAAAAGGTCTGGTCTCCGGTATGAATCTGCACACAGCCTATGATAAATGGGCTTAG